The genomic segment CGCCCGCGGTGAGCATGCAGACCAGCTCCACGACCCGGTCGGAGACGGCGTTGAACTCCGGGTCGGTGAGGTGCTCCCGCTCCTCGTGCAGCCCGGTCAGCATCGAGCCGACGATGCGGCCCAGGCCGGTCGCGAGGTTCAGACCACTGGCGACCGGCGACCTGCTGTTGAGCCGGCGGTCCACCTCGCGGGCCGGGATGGTGAAGATGAACGCGTCGATGGCGTCGCTCTGGAGGCACTGGAACGGTGACGCGAAGGTGACCAGTGCCGCCGTGCCCGGGGTCAGCCGGGCCTCCTCGCCGTCCTGCCGCAGGACCATCTCACCGCTCATCGGCAGCAGCAGCCGGTAGTCCTCGTCCGGGTCCTGGCGCACCTGGCGCATGGTGCGGGTGTACTCGATCTCGTCGGACCGGTACTTCACCAACTGGTACGTGTCAGTGCGCTGACGGACGGTCTCGCCGCGGAAGTTGTCCGACTGGGCGTACTTGAAGCCCATCCGGGACTGGTACGAGCCGATCTGCTCGGTCCAGAAGTCGGCACGCTCGCGTGGGGCCAACTCCTCGGTGGTCAGCGCCTCGACGCTGTAACTTCCCGCGGGCAACGGGCTCCTCCCTTGTGCCGGGCCCCCGACGACGTCCTTGTGGTCACTTACGGTCCGCGGTGCGGAAATCTTCAACTTCTGCTTGATCAAAGATAGTTACCGACCGGTCGGACCCGGAGGGCACCCTAGCGTGGCAAGCGGTTGCCATGCCGCCCGGGCCGGTGTGGCCGAATATGCCGGGGGAAAGTCGCGTGTTCATCCGCGCCCCTTGCGTCACTCGTGCGCCCTGTGACAACTTCCCTGCGCGTCACGGAAAGTACCCGCGCGGTCGCGCCGCTAGCGTCGGGCGCTCCGTCAACTCCCGCCCGGCGTCCCGGACCCGCCGACGCCTGGGGACTTGAGGACGTAAGGACTTGTACTTCATGACCGAACCGATACCGCAGGCGGTGGCCTGGGCCCTGGCAGCGGCCCTGCTCGCCACCGCCGTACTCCTGCTGCGCCAGCACGGGATCACCAGGCGGCAGCGCAGAAGGAACGCCGTCCTCACCGACGACGTGCGGGCCCGGGAGGAGGAACTGCGCCATCTGGTCACGGTCCGCCTGCCGGCCCTCGCCGACCACCCCGGCCAGAGCGTGCCCGGCGTCGGACCGCTCGACGGCCGGCTCGCCGAGACGGAGTTCGGCAAGGGCCTCGACGAGGTGCTCGCCCGCTTCTCCGGCGCCGTCGAGCACGCCCAGATCCGCGCCGACCAGTCCGCCAAGGCCGCTCTCAAGGCGTCCATGCGCTCGATCCAGGCCCTCGCCAACGAGCAGCAGATGTCCATCTCCGAGATGCAGGACCGGCACGACGACCCCGACGTGCTGCGCGACCTTCTCGAAGTCGACCACACCAACGCCCAGTTCGGCCGCCGCGCCCAGGCCATCGCCGTCCTGTGCGGCTCCTGGCCGGGCCGGCAGCGCGCCACCTCCCCGCTCGTCGAGGTCGTCCGGGGCGCCACCTCGCGCATCCGCGACTACCGGCGCGTACGCGTCCACGGCCAGGTCGACATCGCGGTGGAGAGCCGCGCCGTGGAGCCGGTCGTCCTGGCGATCGCCGAGCTGCTCGACAACGCCGCCCGCCACTCCCAGCCCAACACCACGGTCGAGGTGAACGTCCGACACGTGCACAACGGCGCGTGTGTCGTCATCGACGACGCGGGCGTCGGCATGGACGGCCACGCCGTGGAACGCGCCACCCAGCTGCTCAGTGGACGCAGCGAGGTGGACGTCACCCGCCTCGACGACCCGCCCCAGTTCGGCTTCGCCGTCATCGGGATGCTCGCCCGGCGCTACGGATTCACCGTCTCCGTGGACACCCGCTC from the Streptomyces sp. NBC_00310 genome contains:
- a CDS encoding helix-turn-helix domain-containing protein, with the translated sequence MPAGSYSVEALTTEELAPRERADFWTEQIGSYQSRMGFKYAQSDNFRGETVRQRTDTYQLVKYRSDEIEYTRTMRQVRQDPDEDYRLLLPMSGEMVLRQDGEEARLTPGTAALVTFASPFQCLQSDAIDAFIFTIPAREVDRRLNSRSPVASGLNLATGLGRIVGSMLTGLHEEREHLTDPEFNAVSDRVVELVCMLTAGDDRPDAPGQLGEVEAMVRRYVRDHVADPHLTGTAVAHALGWSLRQIQLALQKAGTTPRELIREERLRLVRDRLLCAECDHMTITDLAYSVGFSSASALSTAFRRRYGVSPREMRQSIR
- a CDS encoding ATP-binding protein translates to MTEPIPQAVAWALAAALLATAVLLLRQHGITRRQRRRNAVLTDDVRAREEELRHLVTVRLPALADHPGQSVPGVGPLDGRLAETEFGKGLDEVLARFSGAVEHAQIRADQSAKAALKASMRSIQALANEQQMSISEMQDRHDDPDVLRDLLEVDHTNAQFGRRAQAIAVLCGSWPGRQRATSPLVEVVRGATSRIRDYRRVRVHGQVDIAVESRAVEPVVLAIAELLDNAARHSQPNTTVEVNVRHVHNGACVVIDDAGVGMDGHAVERATQLLSGRSEVDVTRLDDPPQFGFAVIGMLARRYGFTVSVDTRSPYGGVRAVAFLPAALLTHLEPAAPEPQIELTPVTETAPALRRAPADDTPDDTTEGGLPKRRRRTPKRTAAPEPEPATAEEIPGRSPEENARIMGAFARGTRFGRAAGRILDEDEYGPDPTAGPARTTPHENEGTPHA